One segment of Saccharospirillaceae bacterium DNA contains the following:
- a CDS encoding FUSC family protein: MAKKSKKIQQKVVTEAPVEDKNPAISRFEKVFYRFFAWFPILVLPAMVWDMMTAGNYAMAGIIGFIHAVLVFRFVTVVNVASWFKRRDAALKTGS, from the coding sequence ATGGCGAAAAAGAGTAAAAAGATACAGCAGAAGGTGGTGACCGAAGCGCCGGTTGAAGATAAAAACCCGGCGATATCACGCTTTGAGAAAGTGTTTTACCGTTTTTTTGCCTGGTTTCCGATTCTGGTTTTACCCGCCATGGTGTGGGATATGATGACGGCTGGTAATTACGCCATGGCTGGCATTATTGGCTTTATCCACGCGGTTTTGGTGTTCCGCTTTGTGACAGTGGTGAATGTGGCAAGCTGGTTTAAGCGCAGAGATGCAGCGTTGAAGACTGGTAGCTAA
- a CDS encoding histone deacetylase, with translation MLPLVYHSNYSCPFPENHRFVMSKFRRLHAYCEQQGLIGSSNLFQPESVSKAVMSIAHDMDYLQMISEQNDDTDPVNKKAWRRIGLPWSQGLVDRTFTAPNGTLLTAQLALQYGMASHLAGGTHHAHRNFGSGFCLLNDLAFAALSLLHNGEANRVLIFDLDVHQGDGTAAILANEPRAFTCSIHCEKNFPFRKSASDLDIGLDKHLKDDDYLNVVESTLRQLLDELQPDIVLYDAGADVWIDDELGHLDISWEGVQQRDELVLSACLQRHIPVATVIGGGYDQNHNRLAMRHAIVVESASHLFQQYLD, from the coding sequence GTGTTACCACTGGTTTATCATTCGAATTATTCCTGCCCGTTTCCGGAAAACCATCGCTTTGTGATGTCTAAATTCCGCCGCCTGCACGCATATTGCGAACAGCAAGGATTAATCGGCAGCAGCAACCTGTTCCAGCCCGAATCCGTCAGCAAAGCAGTGATGAGCATTGCTCATGACATGGATTATCTGCAGATGATCAGTGAGCAGAATGACGACACCGATCCGGTTAATAAAAAAGCCTGGCGACGGATTGGCTTGCCCTGGAGTCAGGGTTTGGTTGATCGGACTTTCACGGCGCCCAATGGCACCCTGTTAACGGCGCAGTTGGCGTTGCAGTATGGTATGGCCAGTCACTTGGCCGGAGGTACTCACCATGCACATCGTAACTTTGGCTCTGGCTTTTGCCTGTTGAATGATCTGGCGTTTGCAGCGTTGTCCTTGCTGCACAATGGTGAGGCAAATAGGGTACTGATTTTCGATCTCGATGTGCATCAGGGCGATGGCACCGCTGCAATTCTGGCCAATGAACCCAGAGCCTTTACCTGTTCGATTCATTGCGAGAAGAACTTTCCGTTCCGTAAATCCGCCAGCGATCTCGACATCGGCCTGGATAAACACCTCAAAGATGATGACTACCTCAATGTTGTTGAAAGCACATTGAGGCAGCTACTGGACGAACTACAGCCGGATATTGTGCTGTACGACGCCGGAGCAGACGTCTGGATCGATGATGAGTTGGGTCATCTGGACATCAGCTGGGAAGGTGTGCAACAACGTGATGAACTGGTACTCAGCGCCTGCCTGCAGCGCCATATCCCAGTAGCAACAGTGATTGGTGGCGGCTACGACCAAAATCATAATCGTCTGGCAATGCGCCACGCAATTGTTGTCGAGTCAGCATCGCATTTGTTTCAACAGTATCTGGACTGA
- a CDS encoding LysR family transcriptional regulator has translation MQSSGFIKVHRSAQWLELLITYCAYEFMVQRIMQEINLSRVDLNLFVVFDAIYREGNLTKAAQQLHLSQPAVSHALARLRERFDDPLFERAGKGMAPTPLSKAIVHRVRSALQDLESTLAEGLAFEPAEASRVFTLAARDVMEFTALPPLMVHLQRTAPHIQLRSMRVPRRDMINQLSRGQIDFAVDVLLPVNSDIEHQPLGCERLAVAMRQDHELTKRKLDIEQYAQARHILVSSRNEGPGVEDFALSRLGLNREISLRCQNYYAALQVAKETDLLVTLPLSYARQMELAGGIRITPLPLETSAVEMHLYWHRKGSRDPALMWLKQQILDCLPGVMNDDQG, from the coding sequence ATGCAAAGTTCCGGATTTATAAAGGTTCACCGTTCTGCTCAGTGGCTTGAATTACTGATAACCTATTGCGCATATGAATTTATGGTTCAGCGAATAATGCAGGAAATTAATTTATCCCGAGTCGATCTCAATTTGTTTGTGGTGTTCGACGCAATCTACCGGGAAGGTAATCTGACCAAAGCGGCGCAGCAACTGCATCTGTCACAGCCAGCGGTGAGTCATGCGCTAGCGCGTCTGCGGGAACGCTTTGATGACCCCTTATTTGAGCGCGCGGGTAAAGGAATGGCGCCAACACCGTTATCAAAAGCCATCGTGCACCGGGTTCGGTCAGCGCTGCAGGATCTGGAGTCAACATTGGCTGAGGGACTGGCATTTGAGCCAGCCGAAGCCAGTCGGGTATTTACTCTGGCCGCCCGCGACGTCATGGAGTTTACCGCGCTGCCGCCATTGATGGTTCACCTGCAGCGTACTGCACCGCACATTCAGCTGCGCAGTATGCGGGTACCGCGCCGGGATATGATTAATCAACTCAGCCGCGGTCAGATCGATTTTGCGGTTGACGTATTGTTACCCGTGAACAGTGACATTGAGCATCAGCCTCTGGGCTGTGAGCGTTTGGCGGTTGCCATGCGTCAAGATCATGAATTGACGAAACGGAAACTGGACATTGAACAGTACGCACAGGCGCGTCACATTTTGGTATCCAGTCGCAATGAGGGGCCTGGCGTTGAGGATTTTGCACTGAGCCGGCTAGGGCTGAACCGAGAAATCAGCTTACGCTGTCAGAATTATTATGCGGCGCTGCAAGTGGCCAAGGAAACCGATTTACTGGTGACCTTGCCGCTAAGTTATGCGCGTCAGATGGAACTGGCCGGTGGTATTCGCATAACGCCGCTGCCATTAGAGACATCAGCTGTTGAAATGCACCTTTACTGGCACCGCAAGGGCAGCAGAGATCCGGCCTTAATGTGGTTAAAGCAACAAATATTGGATTGCTTACCTGGCGTGATGAACGATGATCAGGGCTGA
- a CDS encoding spondin domain-containing protein: MMENKIQKTLAISAFAFTLAACGSDSNDSSTPKVDPGSGTVSYTLTFKQNWDQTTFPTNFPSNPHFSPLVGATHNSQAVIWRPAGQGGAETTAGLEVVAETGSTATLIAELTSAKEADGHIDAIFARSGGAISPGTQTQTIKLSTQFPLVSAVSMIAPSPDWFVGIRDVNLYPNGEWLDEVTVDLRLYDSDTDLGQTFTAANQDGGDRNIQLVTTQANETDFNNGVHRTSGAFVGQMILKRQ; the protein is encoded by the coding sequence ATGATGGAAAATAAAATACAAAAGACACTCGCTATATCCGCCTTCGCCTTCACACTGGCGGCTTGCGGCAGTGACAGCAACGATAGCTCAACACCCAAAGTTGACCCAGGTAGTGGCACCGTTAGCTACACACTGACTTTTAAACAAAACTGGGATCAAACCACCTTTCCGACAAACTTCCCAAGCAATCCTCATTTCTCACCGTTAGTGGGCGCTACCCATAACAGCCAGGCTGTTATCTGGCGCCCGGCTGGCCAAGGTGGGGCAGAGACGACGGCTGGTCTGGAAGTTGTTGCAGAAACCGGTTCAACAGCCACCTTGATCGCTGAACTGACTTCGGCCAAAGAAGCTGATGGCCATATTGATGCTATTTTCGCCCGCAGCGGTGGAGCAATTTCACCAGGCACGCAAACCCAGACAATTAAGCTCAGTACTCAGTTTCCGCTGGTGTCAGCGGTCAGCATGATTGCTCCAAGCCCGGACTGGTTTGTGGGTATTCGTGACGTTAACCTTTACCCAAATGGCGAATGGCTGGATGAAGTCACCGTGGACCTTCGCCTTTATGATTCCGATACCGACCTCGGCCAAACCTTTACCGCGGCGAATCAAGACGGCGGAGATCGCAATATCCAGCTGGTTACCACACAGGCTAACGAAACTGACTTTAACAACGGCGTTCACCGTACCAGCGGGGCTTTTGTTGGTCAGATGATTCTTAAGCGGCAATAA
- a CDS encoding crotonase/enoyl-CoA hydratase family protein, which translates to MTQSSDNSDFDYSCFAIEVSDQIAHLQFCRPTELNSMNKAFWLELPQAIRDIEANSDARVIVISSSGKHFSAGMDLGVFSDSKAVPMSGDPGRMAENLRRVVLQLQDSLSSLEKVRLPVLTAVQGGCIGGALDLVCASDMRYCTADSYFNIKETEIGMTADVGTLQRMPKLMPAGIVRELAYTGRKFLAAEALQLGFVNQVFDTQEAMLDGVMTIAKQIAQNSPLAVTGCKEMLNYSRDHSVEDSLNYMATWQAGMFRPNDLMKSFQAKATKQAAVYDDLFPHKDLFEQ; encoded by the coding sequence ATGACCCAATCTTCAGATAACAGCGACTTTGACTACAGTTGCTTTGCAATCGAAGTCAGCGACCAGATTGCCCATCTGCAATTCTGTCGGCCGACAGAGCTTAACTCCATGAACAAAGCCTTCTGGCTGGAACTGCCTCAAGCCATACGGGATATCGAAGCGAACTCAGATGCTCGGGTCATCGTTATTTCTTCGTCCGGTAAACATTTCTCGGCGGGAATGGATCTGGGGGTATTTTCAGATTCCAAAGCCGTTCCGATGTCCGGTGATCCCGGCCGCATGGCTGAAAATCTGCGTCGGGTTGTGCTGCAATTACAGGACAGCCTGAGTTCGCTGGAAAAAGTCCGACTGCCAGTATTAACTGCGGTTCAGGGAGGGTGCATTGGCGGAGCTCTGGATCTGGTGTGTGCCTCCGATATGCGTTACTGCACTGCGGACAGTTACTTCAACATCAAAGAAACCGAAATTGGTATGACCGCTGATGTCGGCACCCTGCAGCGCATGCCAAAACTGATGCCTGCCGGCATCGTTCGCGAACTGGCATACACCGGACGCAAGTTTCTGGCTGCTGAAGCCTTACAATTGGGTTTCGTTAACCAGGTGTTCGATACTCAGGAAGCGATGCTGGATGGTGTTATGACGATCGCCAAACAGATCGCTCAGAATTCACCGTTGGCCGTAACCGGCTGCAAAGAAATGCTGAATTACAGCCGTGATCACAGTGTTGAAGACAGCCTGAATTATATGGCGACCTGGCAAGCGGGGATGTTCCGCCCGAATGATCTGATGAAAAGCTTCCAGGCCAAAGCGACGAAACAAGCCGCCGTCTACGACGATCTGTTTCCACACAAAGACCTGTTCGAGCAATAA
- a CDS encoding exopolyphosphatase, with product MAEQQFRLVTRSDFDGLVCAVLFKELGMIDDILFVHPKDMQDGKIDITSQDITTNLPYVEGCHLSFDHHASELKRRGDHAYDNHIIDDKAPSAARVVYDYYGGKERFPKISSDMMEAVDKSDSAQFSKEEILNPEGWVLLNFLMDSRTGLGRFREFRISNYQLMMQLIDYCRDHTIEQILELPDVKERVELFFDHKDKFEDQLRRCTTVHNNLVVLDLREEDPIFAGNRFMIYALFPETNISIHVLWGLKKQNTVFAIGGSIINRTHKTHIGELCLEHEGGGHRNAGTCQVDNDGAESVLTKLIQRINADG from the coding sequence GTGGCTGAGCAGCAATTCCGATTGGTAACCCGCAGCGACTTTGATGGCCTGGTTTGTGCCGTTTTATTCAAAGAACTGGGCATGATCGACGACATCCTGTTCGTTCATCCGAAAGATATGCAAGACGGTAAAATCGATATCACCAGTCAGGATATCACCACCAATTTACCGTATGTCGAAGGCTGCCATCTCAGCTTCGACCACCATGCTTCTGAATTAAAACGTCGCGGCGATCACGCCTACGATAACCACATCATCGATGACAAAGCGCCATCAGCGGCGCGTGTGGTATACGATTATTACGGCGGTAAAGAACGCTTCCCGAAAATATCCAGTGACATGATGGAAGCTGTGGATAAATCTGACTCAGCGCAGTTCTCCAAAGAAGAAATTCTGAACCCGGAAGGTTGGGTGCTATTAAACTTCCTGATGGATTCCCGCACGGGTCTGGGTCGCTTCCGAGAATTCCGCATCAGCAACTACCAGCTGATGATGCAGCTAATCGACTACTGTCGTGACCACACCATCGAGCAGATTCTTGAATTACCCGATGTGAAAGAGCGGGTAGAACTGTTCTTCGATCATAAAGATAAATTCGAAGACCAGCTGCGTCGCTGCACCACAGTTCATAACAATCTGGTGGTGCTGGATCTGCGCGAGGAAGATCCGATCTTCGCCGGCAACCGCTTTATGATTTATGCCCTGTTCCCGGAAACCAATATTTCCATCCATGTGTTATGGGGCCTGAAAAAACAGAACACCGTATTTGCTATCGGCGGTTCGATCATCAACCGAACGCATAAGACTCACATTGGTGAACTGTGCTTAGAGCATGAAGGTGGTGGCCATCGTAATGCCGGTACCTGTCAGGTGGATAACGATGGGGCCGAAAGTGTTCTGACAAAGTTAATTCAGCGGATTAATGCGGACGGTTAA
- a CDS encoding F0F1 ATP synthase subunit epsilon, with the protein MAITVHCDIVSAEENLFSGLVERVVAHGELGDLGIEPGHTALLTPLKPGPVRIVKQGGEEEVVYVSGGYLEVQPNCVSVLADTAVRAGDIDEAAALEAKKHALQAMENQGADFDYSRALTQLAEAAAQLRTIQQIREKLGKH; encoded by the coding sequence ATGGCGATTACCGTCCACTGCGATATCGTCAGCGCCGAAGAGAACCTGTTCTCTGGCCTGGTAGAACGCGTAGTAGCTCACGGTGAACTGGGTGATCTGGGTATTGAACCTGGTCACACAGCACTGCTGACTCCGCTGAAACCTGGTCCAGTCCGCATTGTTAAGCAAGGCGGCGAAGAAGAGGTTGTTTACGTCTCTGGTGGTTATCTGGAAGTACAGCCCAATTGCGTTTCTGTTCTGGCTGACACCGCTGTTCGCGCTGGTGACATCGATGAAGCTGCGGCTCTGGAAGCTAAGAAACACGCTCTGCAAGCGATGGAAAATCAAGGTGCAGACTTTGATTACTCTCGTGCGCTTACTCAGCTGGCCGAGGCCGCAGCACAACTGCGTACTATCCAGCAAATTCGCGAGAAACTGGGCAAGCACTAA
- the atpD gene encoding F0F1 ATP synthase subunit beta: protein MSGSIVQIIGAVIDVEFPRDSVPKVYDALTVDGTETTLEVQQQLGDGVVRTIAMGSTEGLKRDLPVTNTNGPISVPVGTETLGRIMDVLGRPIDECGPIGEKEVASIHRAAPTFDEQSNSTDLLETGIKVIDLVCPFAKGGKVGLFGGAGVGKTVNMMELINNIAKAHSGLSVFAGVGERTREGNDFYYEMAESGVVDLENKPNSKVAMVYGQMNEPPGNRLRVALTGLTMAEKFRDEGKDVLLFVDNIYRYTLAGTEVSALLGRMPSAVGYQPTLAEEMGVLQERITSTKTGSITSIQAVYVPADDMTDPSPATTFAHLDSTVSLSRDIASKGIYPAIDPLASTSRQLDPLVIGNEHYDIARGVQGVLQRYKELKDIIAILGMDELSDEDKQLVARARKIERFLSQPFHVAEIFTGAPGKYVSLKETIRGFSGILNGEFDELPEQAFYMVGTIDEAVEKAKNM from the coding sequence ATGAGCGGATCTATCGTACAGATCATCGGTGCCGTTATCGACGTGGAATTTCCACGCGACAGTGTACCTAAGGTCTACGACGCCCTGACCGTTGATGGTACTGAAACTACTTTAGAAGTTCAGCAGCAGCTGGGCGACGGCGTAGTTCGTACTATTGCAATGGGCTCAACAGAAGGTCTGAAACGTGACCTTCCTGTAACAAACACAAACGGTCCTATCTCTGTGCCAGTTGGTACTGAGACTCTGGGTCGTATCATGGACGTGCTTGGCCGTCCTATCGACGAATGTGGTCCTATCGGTGAGAAAGAAGTTGCTTCTATTCACCGTGCAGCACCGACTTTCGACGAGCAATCAAACTCCACTGACCTGCTGGAAACCGGTATCAAGGTAATTGACCTGGTTTGCCCATTCGCTAAGGGTGGTAAAGTTGGTCTGTTCGGTGGTGCCGGTGTTGGTAAAACCGTAAACATGATGGAGCTGATTAACAACATTGCGAAGGCACACTCCGGTCTGTCTGTATTCGCGGGTGTTGGTGAGCGTACTCGTGAAGGTAACGACTTCTACTACGAGATGGCTGAATCCGGTGTTGTAGACCTGGAAAACAAGCCAAACTCTAAAGTAGCAATGGTTTACGGTCAGATGAACGAGCCTCCGGGTAACCGTCTGCGTGTTGCTCTGACTGGTCTGACTATGGCTGAGAAGTTCCGTGACGAAGGTAAAGACGTACTGTTGTTCGTTGACAACATCTACCGTTACACCTTGGCGGGAACCGAAGTATCTGCACTGTTAGGCCGTATGCCTTCAGCGGTAGGTTACCAGCCAACTCTGGCAGAAGAGATGGGCGTACTTCAGGAGCGTATTACCTCCACGAAGACTGGCTCCATTACTTCTATCCAGGCGGTATACGTACCTGCGGATGATATGACTGACCCAAGCCCGGCGACTACGTTCGCTCACTTGGACTCTACCGTATCTCTGTCTCGTGACATCGCTTCTAAAGGTATTTACCCAGCGATCGACCCACTGGCGTCTACTTCTCGTCAGCTGGATCCACTGGTTATCGGTAACGAACACTACGACATCGCTCGTGGCGTTCAGGGTGTACTGCAGCGCTATAAAGAGCTGAAAGACATCATTGCGATTCTGGGTATGGACGAACTGTCCGACGAAGATAAGCAGCTGGTTGCCCGTGCACGTAAGATCGAGCGTTTCCTGTCTCAGCCATTCCACGTGGCAGAGATCTTCACCGGTGCGCCTGGTAAATACGTGTCTCTGAAAGAAACCATCCGTGGTTTCTCAGGCATCCTGAACGGTGAATTCGATGAACTGCCAGAACAAGCGTTCTACATGGTAGGTACCATCGACGAAGCTGTTGAGAAAGCGAAAAACATGTAA
- the atpG gene encoding F0F1 ATP synthase subunit gamma: protein MAVGKEIKEQISSVQSTQKITSAMEKVAVSKMRRAQMRMQASRPYADKIRDVIGNLANAAPEYRHRYMQDREIKRVGYIVVSSDRGLCGGLNNNMFKTVAKEAQDWKNKGVEVDFCAVGAKAGLFFNSFGGNVVAAKAHLGDAPELASLIGSVKVMLDAYDEGKIDRLFIVYNRFVNTMTQTPTSVQLLPLKAKEDDSLKRQWGYIYEPAPEEIIEGLLIRYVESQVYQGVIENNACEQAARMLAMKNATDNAGSMIDDLNMLYNKARQAAITQEISEIVSGAAAV, encoded by the coding sequence ATGGCAGTCGGAAAAGAGATTAAAGAGCAGATATCGAGTGTTCAAAGCACGCAGAAAATTACTTCAGCAATGGAAAAAGTTGCCGTAAGTAAAATGCGTCGCGCTCAGATGCGCATGCAAGCGAGCCGTCCATACGCGGATAAAATCCGTGATGTGATTGGCAACCTGGCGAATGCTGCACCTGAATATCGTCACCGTTATATGCAAGACCGCGAAATCAAGCGTGTTGGTTATATCGTGGTGTCTTCCGACCGTGGCTTATGTGGTGGCCTGAACAACAACATGTTCAAGACCGTCGCTAAAGAAGCACAGGACTGGAAAAACAAAGGCGTAGAAGTAGATTTTTGTGCCGTTGGTGCAAAAGCCGGCCTGTTTTTCAACAGTTTTGGCGGCAACGTAGTAGCAGCTAAAGCCCATCTGGGTGATGCTCCTGAGTTAGCCAGCCTGATCGGATCGGTTAAGGTAATGTTGGACGCATATGACGAAGGCAAGATCGATCGTCTGTTCATCGTTTATAACCGTTTTGTGAACACCATGACCCAAACGCCGACTTCAGTGCAGTTACTGCCTCTGAAGGCGAAAGAAGACGATTCACTGAAACGCCAGTGGGGTTATATCTACGAGCCAGCGCCTGAAGAGATTATCGAAGGCCTGTTGATTCGCTACGTAGAATCCCAGGTGTACCAAGGTGTAATTGAGAATAATGCCTGTGAACAGGCTGCACGTATGTTAGCGATGAAGAACGCTACCGATAACGCGGGCAGTATGATTGACGACCTGAACATGCTTTACAACAAGGCTCGTCAGGCAGCAATTACTCAGGAAATTTCAGAAATCGTAAGCGGTGCCGCGGCTGTATAA
- the atpA gene encoding F0F1 ATP synthase subunit alpha, whose product MQQLNPSEISEVIKKRIESLDVTSQAQNEGTVVSVSDGIVRIHGLADAMYGEMIEFEGGVYGLAMNLERDSVGAVVLGEYKTLAEGQTAKCTGRILEVPTGEALLGRVVDTLGNPIDGKGPIETDTTAPVERVAPGVIARQGVDQPLETGYKAVDSMVPIGRGQRELIIGDRQTGKSAMAIDAIINQKGTGVKCIYVAVGQKQSTIANVVRKLEEHGAMDHTIIVAAGAADPAAMQFLAPYAGCAMGEYFLDRGEDALIVYDDLTKQAWAYRQISLLLKRPPGREAYPGDVFYLHSRLLERACRVNADYVKSVSGVEGKTGSLTALPIIETQGGDVSAFVPTNVISITDGQIFLETSLFNSGIRPAMNAGISVSRVGGAAQTKIIKKLGGGIRLALAQYRELAAFAQFASDLDDATRKQLEHGRAVTELMKQGQYAPMKTAEMGLSIFAATEGFLEDVEVNKIQAFEAALLSYANSEYSELMAQINVKGDYNNEIAAGLKELIEKFKSTQTW is encoded by the coding sequence ATGCAGCAACTGAATCCATCTGAGATCAGTGAAGTCATCAAAAAACGCATCGAAAGTCTCGATGTGACTTCACAAGCCCAGAACGAGGGCACCGTCGTATCTGTATCTGACGGTATCGTTCGTATTCACGGTCTGGCTGACGCCATGTACGGTGAAATGATTGAATTTGAAGGCGGCGTATACGGCCTGGCAATGAACCTGGAGCGTGACTCTGTAGGTGCTGTTGTACTGGGTGAATACAAAACTCTGGCCGAAGGTCAGACCGCTAAATGTACTGGTCGTATCTTAGAAGTACCGACTGGCGAAGCTCTGTTGGGTCGTGTAGTCGACACTCTGGGTAACCCAATCGACGGTAAAGGTCCGATCGAAACTGACACTACTGCTCCGGTTGAGCGTGTTGCACCTGGCGTAATTGCACGTCAAGGCGTAGACCAGCCACTGGAAACTGGTTACAAAGCCGTTGACTCCATGGTGCCAATCGGCCGTGGTCAGCGTGAGCTGATCATTGGTGACCGTCAGACTGGTAAGTCTGCAATGGCCATCGATGCGATCATCAACCAGAAAGGTACTGGTGTTAAGTGTATCTACGTAGCCGTTGGCCAGAAGCAGTCAACCATTGCTAACGTAGTACGTAAATTAGAAGAACACGGCGCGATGGATCACACCATCATCGTTGCTGCTGGCGCTGCCGATCCTGCTGCTATGCAGTTCCTGGCTCCTTACGCTGGCTGTGCGATGGGTGAATACTTCCTGGATCGTGGTGAAGACGCTCTGATCGTTTATGACGATCTGACTAAGCAAGCATGGGCATATCGTCAGATTTCCCTGTTGCTGAAGCGTCCTCCTGGCCGTGAAGCTTATCCTGGTGACGTTTTCTACCTGCACTCCCGTCTGCTGGAACGCGCATGTCGCGTAAACGCTGACTACGTTAAGAGCGTCAGTGGTGTTGAAGGTAAAACCGGTTCCCTGACTGCTCTGCCGATCATTGAGACTCAAGGTGGTGACGTATCTGCATTCGTACCGACCAACGTGATCTCTATTACTGACGGTCAGATCTTCCTGGAGACCAGCCTGTTCAACTCAGGTATCCGTCCTGCAATGAACGCCGGTATTTCGGTATCTCGTGTAGGTGGTGCAGCACAGACTAAGATCATCAAGAAACTGGGCGGTGGTATCCGTCTGGCTCTGGCTCAGTACCGTGAACTGGCAGCATTCGCTCAGTTCGCTTCTGACCTGGATGATGCAACCCGTAAGCAGCTGGAACACGGCCGTGCAGTAACCGAGCTGATGAAGCAAGGTCAGTACGCTCCGATGAAGACCGCTGAAATGGGTCTGTCTATCTTTGCTGCTACTGAAGGCTTCCTGGAAGACGTTGAAGTGAACAAGATTCAGGCGTTTGAAGCCGCCCTGTTGAGCTATGCAAACAGCGAGTACTCCGAGCTGATGGCACAGATCAATGTTAAAGGCGACTACAACAATGAAATCGCTGCCGGTCTGAAAGAGTTGATTGAGAAATTCAAGAGCACTCAGACCTGGTAA
- a CDS encoding F0F1 ATP synthase subunit delta, with product MAELTTLARPYAKAAFAEAQEKNALDAWSADLSVLAAFAADADLAKILVHPSLTAEQQAQALLNVCGDKLNEAAKNLVAILADNKRLALLPEVAALFEELKAQLENTVDVVVTTAFEMTDAQQNKLAESLKAKLKCEVRMSSEIDESIIGGAIIRAGDLVIDGSLTGKLSKLAEAMNS from the coding sequence ATGGCTGAATTAACAACTCTCGCTCGGCCATACGCAAAAGCTGCGTTTGCTGAAGCACAAGAGAAAAATGCATTGGATGCCTGGTCTGCGGACCTGAGCGTGTTGGCTGCTTTCGCAGCTGACGCTGATCTGGCAAAGATCCTGGTGCACCCTTCTCTGACCGCTGAACAGCAAGCGCAAGCGTTATTAAACGTATGTGGCGACAAGCTGAATGAAGCAGCCAAAAACCTGGTAGCCATTCTGGCAGACAACAAGCGCCTGGCGCTGTTGCCAGAAGTTGCAGCTCTGTTTGAAGAGCTGAAGGCACAACTGGAAAACACGGTAGACGTTGTAGTAACTACCGCGTTTGAAATGACCGACGCACAACAAAATAAGCTGGCTGAGTCTTTAAAGGCCAAGCTGAAGTGCGAAGTACGTATGAGCAGCGAAATCGATGAGTCCATCATCGGTGGTGCGATCATTCGTGCCGGTGACCTGGTAATTGACGGCTCGCTAACTGGCAAATTGTCCAAGTTAGCCGAAGCGATGAACTCCTAG
- a CDS encoding F0F1 ATP synthase subunit B, translated as MNLNLTILGQLIAFAIFVWFCMKYVWPPLTSAMTEREKKIADGLDAANRAARDLELAQSKAADQLRESKEKAAEIIEQASKRANQIVDEAKEQARAEGERLVAAAQAEVAQEANRAKEALRAQVSELAVAGAAKILAKSVDAAAHEELLNQLADEL; from the coding sequence GTGAACTTAAATCTGACTATTCTTGGTCAATTGATTGCGTTCGCGATTTTTGTCTGGTTCTGCATGAAATACGTCTGGCCACCACTGACCAGCGCCATGACAGAACGTGAAAAGAAAATCGCCGATGGTCTGGATGCAGCAAACCGCGCTGCTCGCGATCTGGAATTGGCTCAGTCAAAAGCGGCTGATCAGTTACGTGAGAGCAAAGAGAAAGCTGCTGAAATCATCGAGCAGGCTAGCAAGCGTGCTAACCAAATCGTTGACGAAGCCAAAGAACAGGCACGCGCTGAAGGTGAGCGTCTGGTAGCTGCTGCTCAGGCAGAAGTTGCTCAGGAAGCAAACCGCGCGAAAGAAGCACTGCGTGCTCAGGTATCTGAGTTAGCAGTAGCAGGCGCCGCCAAAATCCTTGCTAAGTCTGTTGACGCTGCCGCTCACGAAGAGCTGCTGAATCAACTGGCTGACGAATTGTAA
- the atpE gene encoding F0F1 ATP synthase subunit C yields the protein MELVYIAAAIMIGLGALGTGIGFALLGGKLLEGTARQPELGPQLQTKTFLMAGLLDAVPMIGVGIAMYLIFVVAPAA from the coding sequence ATGGAACTCGTATACATTGCTGCTGCAATCATGATTGGCCTGGGTGCACTGGGTACTGGTATCGGCTTCGCTCTGCTGGGCGGTAAGCTGCTGGAAGGTACTGCACGTCAGCCAGAGCTGGGTCCTCAGCTGCAAACCAAAACCTTCCTGATGGCTGGCCTGTTAGACGCCGTGCCTATGATCGGTGTTGGTATCGCGATGTACCTGATCTTCGTTGTAGCACCTGCTGCTTAA